The stretch of DNA GTTCTATGTAAATATTAGATTTTATAGGGGAATGGTGGCAAAGAGTTTTGGATTTTTAGTGCTCTATTATTTTATCTGGTGCATAGGTATAATCTATTCCATGATGAATATGTTTATATTTCCCATGTTGGTTACCTATACGCTAAATGTTAGACAGATACTTAAAAATGCCTTTATATTTACCATGGCAGAACTACCTAGGACCCTCGGAATATTTGCAATAGCTGTAGGCATATTTATTGCAACTGTTGAACTTTATACTATTCCAGTATTTATTATAGGATTTACGTTACCTGCTTTGGTAGTGAATTCGTATACTAATTGGGTTTTTGACAAATATATAAATAAGAGACTGAAACAACAAAATGAAGCTCAAGATGAAGTAGAAGAACTGGAATAACACAAGATAGAGGAGGAACAGTTTTGAAGAAGGCTGTTAAGGTAGATCCAATCAAAATAGAGGTAGCAAAAGAACTTGGATTGTGGGAGAAGGTACAAAAGGAAGGATGGAGCGGACTTACGGCACAGGAGACGGGGCGCATAGGCGGTTTTATTGGTAAAAGAAAAAAAGCCATGAAAAAGGATAAATAGTATTAAAAAAAGCCTTCTTATAAGAAGGCTTTTTTTAGGAGGTGAATACAGTGTACAGGAATTTTGCATATGTATATGATAATCTTATGGAAGATTACAATTATCCGAAGTGGATAAATTACATACGAAAAATATTCGATAGATGTGGCGTAGTACCAAATAATGTAGTGGACCTTGCATGCGGTACTGGAAGTATAACCATAGGCCTGGCAGATAAAGGTTATGCTATAACAGGTATAGATCAATCGGCAGATATGCTTAATGTGGCAAAACAAAAGGCTAGGGCGAAGGGTTTTGATATACAGTTTATATGTCAGGATATAAGATATATAATGCTCCACCATCCAGTAGATGCCATAACATGCATGTGTGATGGATTTAATTATATACTGTCCCTTCAAGAGCTTGAAGAAGCGTTTAAAAATATATACAAATTGCTAAATCCAGGTGGAATATTAATATTTGATATAAGTTCATATTATAAATTATCCAGTATTTTGGGTAGCAATACTATGGTAGATACTGATAATGAGATAAGCTTTATATGGCAAAACCATTTTGACAAAAGTGATAAGATATGCCAAATGGAGCTTACTTTTTTCGTAGCTAAAGGAGATCTATATAAAAGGTTTGATGAGGTGCATTTTCAACGGGCTTATACTAGGGAAGAGATAACGGAAGCTATTTATCATGTTGGTTTTGATAGTGTATCTTGTTATCACCCGTTTACTTTCGATCAAGCCAAAAAGCGGGCGCATCGTTTAGTCTTTGTAGCTCAAAGATAGCCTTAAATAAGAATTTGGTAGAAAGGATAAATTGACTATGAAAGATTATATAGTGAGGGCAACGGCAGCAGATGGATATATAAGGGCTTTTGCTGCAAATACAACTGTTATGGTAGACAATGCACGGAAAATACATGGACTATCTCCGGTGGCATCAGCTGCTTTAGGGCGTACAATGACAGCTACGACCATGATGGCGATAGACTTAAAGGACGATAATGCAGAAGTCTCCACGATAATAAAAGGAGGAGGGCCAATAGGTAATATAGTTGTAGTAGCAGTGTCAAGTGGAAGAATTAAAGGCTATGTATCAAATCCTAAATTGGATTTACCTTTAAAACCTAATGGGAAACTAGATGTATCATCTGCAGTCGGCAAAAATGGTACTATTACTGTTATAAAGGATTATAAATTAAAAGAACCATATATAGGCCAGACTAAATTAGTTTCAGGAGAGATAGCAGAAGACATTACATACTATTTTGCAGTTTCGGAGCAAAAGCCGTCGGCAGTTATTTTAGGGGTATTGGTAGATAAGGATTTCAGCATAGATGGAGCAGGAGGAATAATTTTACAACCTATGCCGGGTGCACCTGATGAGGTTATAGA from Xylanivirga thermophila encodes:
- a CDS encoding class I SAM-dependent DNA methyltransferase, yielding MYRNFAYVYDNLMEDYNYPKWINYIRKIFDRCGVVPNNVVDLACGTGSITIGLADKGYAITGIDQSADMLNVAKQKARAKGFDIQFICQDIRYIMLHHPVDAITCMCDGFNYILSLQELEEAFKNIYKLLNPGGILIFDISSYYKLSSILGSNTMVDTDNEISFIWQNHFDKSDKICQMELTFFVAKGDLYKRFDEVHFQRAYTREEITEAIYHVGFDSVSCYHPFTFDQAKKRAHRLVFVAQR
- a CDS encoding small, acid-soluble spore protein, alpha/beta type; translated protein: MTQDRGGTVLKKAVKVDPIKIEVAKELGLWEKVQKEGWSGLTAQETGRIGGFIGKRKKAMKKDK
- the hslO gene encoding Hsp33 family molecular chaperone HslO — encoded protein: MKDYIVRATAADGYIRAFAANTTVMVDNARKIHGLSPVASAALGRTMTATTMMAIDLKDDNAEVSTIIKGGGPIGNIVVVAVSSGRIKGYVSNPKLDLPLKPNGKLDVSSAVGKNGTITVIKDYKLKEPYIGQTKLVSGEIAEDITYYFAVSEQKPSAVILGVLVDKDFSIDGAGGIILQPMPGAPDEVIDHIENKISSVGSISHRIAEGQKPEDILWDMLGDYGLKINDKVYPYFECDCNKKRLESVLISLGKDELEDMIEKDGLAELTCHYCNNKYVFTKDELEILLKQALDK